AATAGCATCACAAATAACAATAATACTATTAAAAGGCCATGATGTAGTATTAATTGTAAATATTGGTTATGAGCATTAAACCATATAACTTCTTCAAAACCAAATGATTTATAGGAATCATTTAACTTTCTTTGGGTATCTCCAACACCGTAACCAATCCATGGTGATTTCTTAATTAGATAAATACTTCCTTTCCATATTTTTTCCCGAAAAGAGATTCCTGAAAAGGGGTTTTCACTGATTTCCATATCAGTTATTTCGTAATACGTATACAAGATTCTATCTCTTGCAAACTTATTGGAAAAACCAATGATAGTTAATAATAAAACTGTCGAAAAAATTACTATAAATGCCTTTCTTCTGTTAATTACATGGTTGAGTTTATAATAAATAAATGGTGGTAAAACTAATATAGACAGTGCAATTGCCATCCTGGAACTTAACAGAATAAGGGATAAAAAAAGTACAGGCACAAAAATCATCAATACTTTGCTCTTTCTGTTTTCCAAAAACTCTAATACAACTATATAAATGCTAATGAGAACATACATGGAAAAATAAATATGATGTGGGATATATTTTAAAAAGAGTGCAACACCTCTTCCGTAATCATATCTGGCATCTAATACCACAATATCATATAAAAAACGAATCAACCCGTAAATCAAAACTGTTATTATACCATAAAACAACCATTTAAATAATCTAAATTTCTCCAGTTTTATATTCGATTGCGCATATGAAAAAATGAAAGGGAAGATTATAAAAGAAAGGTATAAAATGAGTTTTTCTTCTGCCTCTTTATTATTAACACTTAAAAAAAATGAGAGGAGTTGTGCCGCAAAAAACAAGATGGATATTCCATAAAACCTAATATTCTTCAATGTTCTAACTTTCAAAATCTTATATGTAAAATAAGCTGAAGTTATTATTAAAATTATGGAGTTTAACTTCATTGAGACAGGAAGGGTAAATAATACAAGCCCAATACATATTTCATCTAAGTTTATTTTTCTATTTCCTATCATTTTTTCTTAAAAAAGTAATTTTTAAAACGGCTCTTTTATTCTTTGTTCTAATTGTAAGTGCACATATAAACATAAATATAACTGTAATGAAAAAGAATAAAAACATAGAACTTCCATTTTCATAAAAAGGAAGTACTAATATTTTAAACATCCAAAATACCATAATATAATAAATGAAATTGTCTCCAGAATATTTCTTGATAAAAAGGTGAATCAAATATACTAATATTCCAAATAAAATTGGCAGTAAGACAATTCCCACAAGTCCAAAATTTATATACGCTTCACCAATATATGTCGAACGCATTCCTCCAAATTCATCCGGATTTTGATTAGAAATTATTGAGGTATACCTCATATAATTATAGTTCGCTTTTAGTGCATTAATTTTTGTCGGGATAAAACTAAAAAATCCAGCTATATATGTTTTCCCATACAGAAAACCATAATCATTATTATTAAAGAAAAAAAGGACTCTTGTTAATTCTCTTACGGAAACAAAAAAAGAAGTCGATAAAGTCATCAACGTATGTTCTAATGATAATTCACCTCTGAAAATCTCCGAAAAATTTCTAGACAAACCTATAACAATTACTGACGTTGAACCTAAAAACACTAGCTTCAATAAATGTCTTTTATAAATCAAATACGCTATAAGTGATATAAAAATAGGATAATATATCTGCCCTCTTTTAGCAGTAAAAAACAATGTTATGAAAATAAAACCGAGTTTTAAAAACTTTTTATTAATCAATAATTTGAAAAAAGATATCCTTTTATAAGAGCTTAAGAAGTAGTTTATTTGTAGAAACAGTATTGTTGAAAATGCATTGATAGATAAGGTATAAAAAGGCCTATAAGGTATAAAGTCTTCTAGTCTGTCCTGAAAGTATTTGGAAATAAATGTTTTGTCTTGGAATACGGGAATATAAATATCAATGAAAACAATATAAAGCGGTATTGACAATAAAATAATTATGATCCAAGATATATCTGCTACAAAAAGTTTCTTGAATCCATTGTCCGCAGATTTCTTTAACCTGTATTCTTTAAAAAAAAACTGAAGTAAGAAAAACGTAACTAGTAAAATATAAAATCCTATTCTTAAGTATTTTATACTAAGATTGATATAACTTAAATCTTCAAATCTAATCCATTGAGCACTATAGCGAATCGAATTTTCCCCTACATAAATTCCAATCATTATATAAAAGAGGGTTATAGTGCATAGGTTGATAATCTTTTTAGAAACCAACAGGTTGCTAAATATTATATATGCTATAAATGCGAATAACATTAATTTCTTTTAATTCTATTTATCTTTTACCGATAATTTTTTTTATACAGTTAGAAAATTCTGTGATATTTTCAGGTGCCATCACTTTTTCTTTCGTATCTAATTTCGCTACGTTAAATTCAAAAGGGTACGATTTTTTCTTTAAACAGTCTATATAAAATGTTAATCTTTCATTGTAATTTTCAAAATATTTTTCAACATGAAAACTCTTCTTCATTATAAGTTGGATTGTTTTTCTTATTTCTTCATAGGATCTTACTTTAAAGGTTAATCCCGAATCATTATAAAAAACATTTCCAAGTAATATTGCCGGTTTTTTCAACATCAAAGATTCTAGCCCGACAGTACTAGATAAATTAATTGTTCCTTGAGATTTTTTTATCAATTCAAACACATTCTCCTTATAAGAAATGAGTTTAATATTAGGGTGCTTTTTCAATTCCTTGTAAAACTTTCTGGAATGCTGACCTAATGCACTCTTATGTTCCTTCACATAGAGAAATATATTTGGAGGCAATAATTTAGAAACATTAATTATTGTGTTTTTTTGATTAACGTCGAATGGAGATAGTATTAAAGTACTTGCCTCAGGCTGCATATGAAGTGGAAAAATAAAATACGAGTCTTTGTAATTTATCTTATCAAAGATTTTGTTGTGGAAGAAATTTATATTCTTTGCTTTTATAATTTTTTTGAACCTAAAGTTACTCAATAGAAAAGGGTTTCGAGTAAACAAATCATATTTATGCCTATTTGAAAAATAATACCTTTTAAATCTGATGAAAAACTCTTTAAGAAAAATGAATTTAAGACTCGAGGAATTTATTGCATTCCCCATATAATTGGGTTGTTTTGGTCTATCAACAAATTTACTGATAGATTCATACATGTGCTCTGTTATTTCTTTTTGCTGAAAATCTTTATAGCATTCCAAGACCTCATCAAAAGTATTAACCACATCAAAAGATACTGCAGTACGATTTTCTATACGGATGCCATAAAAGGAAACATGCTTTACACCTAACCTCTTCGCAACTTGAAATGATACTAAATTGTATGTATATGCTATCCCTGTAGTAAAATAATAATTTACTCCTCTAGAAAATAAATCTTCAAAAAATAAATATGTGTATACTAGCATTTTCTTCTGATAAGCTCTTGGTTTTTCAATCAAATAACGATCACAAGCATACATATTGAAGTTGTCGTACGTTTTTGATATCCTTAATATCTCTGAAGTGATATCTATTTTTTTTGCATCTAATTCATCAAAAAAGTGAAGTCGATTAACACAAGCCAAAGCTTGCGATTCTTTTAACCACCTATTACCTTCCACAACCCCAATAATTTCTTCTTTTTGTTCAAGGGTTCTCTTTTTCAGAAGTTTTACTCCTTTAATAAACAATGGAGCTTCATCATTAATTAAATCAAATACTATCATTTTCTGTACTAATCTTTTGTAAACTAAAAAAAAACTTTGCCATAAATATCACAATAAATGAAAAAAGAGTAGCAATTGAGGCTCCATAAATTTCATACTTAGGGATCAATATTAAATTCAGTATAATATTGCAGGACATACTTGTAATTGCTATTTTTAATAATAAATAATCTCTTTTTTTCGCGTATAAATCATAATGAAACACATTTGACATTACAAGGAAAAAAACACCAATTAACAATATGTTGTATGTGCTAATATAATTTATAAATGATGGTTTCTCTAAAAACTCAAAAACAAAGGGGGCTAGAAAATAACTCCCTAATACCAAAACAATTGTAATTGCCAATAAGTTTTTAAAAAAATTATTCTTTAAGTTTTTATAGATGTTTTTATCAGAAAAAAATTTAATCATTTTAGGGTATGTTACCATAATGATTCCACTAAATGTAAAAACATCAATTGCATTAATAAATTGCGAATAAGTGGTATAAACACCTACGAGATTCTTTCCATGATAAAAATCTATCATAAATCTATCGGAAAACTGAATTACTAAAAAAGATAAAGAACTCATAAAAAATATACTTGAACTTTTTATTCCTTTCAAAATCCATGATATGTTGGGTTTATAAAACTTTATATTCTTAATTTTCAATAATCTCTTTATGTATATCAATCCTATTAGCAAAGAAAACCATGAAAATAAAGACCAAATGAGAATGTATCTGAAAATATTTATTTCATTGTTTAAGAAGAAAAAATCGAACAATATATACCATATCCATAAACCTGATTTTACGAAGAAAAAAAAGTTTCCAACTAATGATTTTTCTAATGTAGTTAAAAGCCTAAATAGTTCTTGACCTAAATGTTCAGAAATCAATAAAATTATAAAAAGTACAAGGTATTTTATTTCTATAAAATTAAATCCAAAAATGATTGCTAATGAGAGTGGCATTAACAATAAATAAAGTGATAAATGAAAATATAGTTGATCTCTTATCTTGGGGATAAAATTATTTTTAATCTGTATTATCTCTCTCATATTGAAAACATAAAAATCGAATCCTAAAAAATAAATTAAAAAAGCAATGGCAGTAATTAACATACCGTATACTCCTAAATTTGTTTCATCTATAGAATACCTTCCTAAAAAAAAAACAAAAATAAACTTCGAAATTAATGTAAGTCCTCTAAAGCTAATATTTCCAAAACTAACTTTATTCATCAAATTCAAAATTTTTAATAAAACCCAATTTTAAAGGTGTTCCTCTTTTTATATCATCATCAAAAATTTTTCCTAAAATTTCATTATAAAACTTAGGATGCAAACCATAACCTGGTCGTATAGAACGAATATTTTTTTCTGTTATCTTATCTCCTTTTTTCACATCTTCCACTACAAATAAGGATCGCGAAAACTTCCTGTTATTTATTACTTTTTCAGATAATTCATACGAGACTTTTCCTAACATTTTCTCGGTATTTCTAACTGCATTTACCATCTCTGCAAACTCTTTTTCATCAAGAGAAAAATCAGCGTCAGGACCTCCAATAGATTTATCTAAAATAAAATGCTTCTCGATAATTTTTGCTCCCAAAGTTACAGCAACAGACGGAGCTAATGAACCATAAGTATGGTCTGAAAACCCTACTTCTACATTAAATCTCTCTTTTATATCTGGGATTGTTTTCAAATTTGCTAATTCTAATGGAGATGGGTAAGAAGAGGTACATTTTAACAATGCTATATTATGATTTCCAACTTCACGACATGTATTCACAGCCAATTGCACATCTTTTTCATCAGCAATTCCTGTTGAAATAATAATAGGCTTCATTTTGGAGGCAGCATATTTTATTAAAGGAATATCTTGAATTTCAAAAGATGCTATCTTATATGCTGGGACTTCCATTTTTTCTAAAAAATCAACTGCCCGAATGTCAAAAGGAGAAGAAAAACAAATTAACCTTTCTTCTTTAGCTACTTCAAAAAGTTGTTGATGCCATTCCCAAGGAGTATAAGCTTCTCCGTATAATTCATATAAGGTTTTACCATCCCATAAAGTTCCTTTATTGATTTGAAAATATTCATTATCACAATCAATAGTCATAGTATCCGGTGTATATGTCTGGAGCTTTATTGCATCGGCTCCCACTCTTTTAGCAGCTCTTATTGTTTCTACAGCTACTTCCAAACTCCCATTGTGATTTGCTGATAGTTCTGCGATAATAAAAGAGGGTGAATTTCCACCTATATGTTTATTTCCTATTTTCATAAATCTGTATTCTAATTAATATTCCTAACCAAGCAGAATGCTTCTGCATAGTTTTTACCAACTACGATTCCCCACCTTTTTGCTAATGTTCTTAAAGCTTCTGGAGATCTTGGATGTGGAAAAATTCTTTTTTCAAACTCATAACTTTCCATACCTTTGATTTTTGCTTTCAAATTTTCTTCAGACACCTCAATAAAAAGGTTTGGAATAAAATGACGTGGATCTATTGATGCTCTCCATTCTGTGCTAGAGGGAGTTTCAAAAGTAATAATCGTGGTCACTTTTTCTCGCTTCATAGGTCGAATGGCAGTAATAACCGCTTCAAATGTTCTCTGATGATCTATATTCAAATCTCCTCCATGATGTGTGAAAATTACTTCAGGGTTAAATTCGTGTTTTTCTTTTTCTACAATTTTAATAATTTCAAGTAAATCAATAGCATCAAACCTATTATCTGGAAAGTCATGAATTCTTACAGAATGATACCCAATAGATTTTCTAGCATTTTCAATATTATTTCTATGACTTTCCAATTCTTTTTCCCAAAGATCGATATCTCTTTGATCGGATCGAGAAGTAATTCCTTCTCCTAAAATAACAACTCTGATTGTACAGTCAAATTCTGTAATTAAACGATTCATACTTGCTCCCAAACCCAATAATTCATCATCTGGATGAGCTGCTACAACTAATATTTTTTTATTTCTTAATGATTCTAACATCGGCTAAAATTATTTTATCTGATTCTATTGAAGCTCCGCTAAACTCAAGTTTTAAGTATTCTGTTTCCAGAAATGCTTTCGGATACCCTTTTGCATCTAACATTCTTATATAATTATATATTACTTCAGGTTGGTCTAAGTTTCCAATATCTCCTTGTTCTGGTTTTCTTCTTTTAAAAAAAGTAGGAATTCCTTCTTGATTTTTTGGTTCAGGGTTTTCTATTATTATTTCTTTAATCATTTCCGCAATCACATCATTAGCTCTTAAAAAAATCTCTTCTGCTGTTCCTAATAAATTTAACTCTTTTTTTAAATATATTGGCCCTTCATCAATTCCTTTTGTAACTCTTAACGCAGATATTTTTGTTTCTTTGTGCCCTCTTATAATTAAATTCTGTAATGGACTTCCGCCTCTACCATAAGGCAAATCAGTCATGTGAAAAACAATACATTCAAAATTTGAAAAAATTTTTTCTGGAATAATATAAGACCAATGAGGGATAAAGATTTTTTTTGGTTCTACCTTTTTTAAAAATTCATACGTAAATTCTCCGCGAGTTTTAATTAATATCCAATTGCTATCCGGAAAAATATTTTCACAATACTCTTTGAGTGTTTTATTCCATTTTTTTTCTGATAAAATTACAAAATTATTCATTCTCTTTGAAGATTTTAAGTATATACTTTACATCGTTCTTATAAAAAAATGCAGGGTATCTCTCGTTATCACAAATTCTTAATAAATTAAATTGTTTATCAATACTTGAGCGAATATCTAATTCGCTATCTTTTGCTGTTCTTCTCTTATAAAAACTTTCTTCTCCGAATTGTTCTCTACCTGTTATACTTGGATATTTTTTTATGAATTCAAGTATTAATTTATTTGTAATAATTCCTTGTTGATGTTTTATTTCAGTCAACAATTCGTCTCCTTTTAAAATGATAAAATCTTGTAGATATATTTTCCCCGAATCTACTTTATCAGTAGCTTCAAAAAGCGTTACAGGAATCTTTGATTTCCCTTCCAGAACTTGCCAAGTAACTGGAGACCATCCTTTACCTTTTGGTAAATTACTTTCATGAACTACTAAATTATATGTATTCAATTTTAACTTTTTGAAAACCTTCTCACATGCTAACAAACACAAAACATCTCCTTCTTTCACTTTTTCGTGATCATCAACAAGAAGAACACGGTAACTTGGATAGCGCAGTTTTAAATCTTCTTTTAGTTTATGAACATAGGGGATTATCCATGATTTTGGGTTGTCTGTTAATAATTGGATTTTCATTTCATAATGCTTTGATTAAAGACAAAAATCGTTCTTTTTGTTGACCATCAAAAAGGGCATATTGATTTTTTATCTGCTCTTCATATTTTTCTTTAGGGTACTGAAATATTTCATTAATTTTTTTTGTAAAATCATTTACGGAGTAGTTTTTAAGGTTACCCCCTTCAAATATCACATTTTTTTCTACAAACCCTTTATAAATCAATTCTTGATTGTCTACAAAATACCCTGAAAGAATTGGCATTTTCACACTACATAATTCATAACAAATAGTGCTAGAAGGAACAATTCCAAAATTACTTTTTTTCATGATATGCAATAATTCTAATTCGTTCAAATTAGAATGCAAAGTAAGTATATTTTTATTGTTTTTCACTAGATCATATATCGCATTGTGTTTATATGATGCCCCTAGAATTATGTGGATTTTTTTAACATTTGAAAACGTTAATAAAGCTTGTGTTGATTTATATGTTAAATCAAAAAAATCTGCCCCACCAAAACAAATAAATACAGAGTCAATTTTTTTAATTTGTTTTTTCTCTTGAGCTACTTTTAAAAACTCTGGTCTTAAAATTGCATAAGACAAACCTAAAGCTAATTGTGTGTATTCTTGTTTACAAAAATGACTCGGTTTTACATAAGGTGAATGATTTACAACACAGTCTGCATATAGCGTTTCAATAGCTAAATCATCAATGTAAATTAATTGAAATCCTAGCTCTTTTATTCGTTTTTGATAGGCCGATGTGTATTCATAACCATCAGCAATTATAATTAGTTTTGGATCTTTGTAACATTCAGACAGCCACTTAGGTTCATCTAAAATTGCTAATTCCTTGGGTATTATCTTTATATTATAAGAATCGGGTATTATTTCTGTTGCAGATGTTTCTCTTGTTACAAAGTCATAATTATAGTACTCTTTATATATTTCTACAAGTGCAAACAATCTATATAAATGACCTAGCCCAATCTTTTCATTTCCATCAGCTCTAAATAATATTTTCGTCTTCATCAATTTTTATTTTATACTTCAACTCTGCTAATTTCCAATCTGTTTCATTATCAATGTCTTGTGCTTCTAGCTCACTAATTTCTATATAGCTAGTATTTGATGTCCAAAGTTTTTTCTCTTCTAAAAATTTACTAATATGAAAACTGTAAAATTGCCCAGCGTCATGAAATGATGGTATTAAATCTTGTGATCGTTTAGACATATTTTCACTATTTATCATTGCGATTCTATGTTCTTTATCAATTCGCATAGCTCTCTGAATTGGAAAACTATATCTTAATATCGGGAAAACACAATCGAATTTTCCAGAAATTAATTTTTCTATAGATTGTTTAATTAGTTCTTGAGTAATAAATGGGGAAGTTGGATAAATACATGAGCAATAAGTAAATTCCTTTCCTAATTCTTTGTATTTCTTTATAACTTCTACCAACACATCTGCTGTAGTTGCAAAATCATTAGAATTGTCGTCACTTCTTAAAAAGGGAATTTTAGCACCATATGCCATTGCTATTTTCGCAATTTCCTCATTATCCGTAGAGACCATTACTTCGTCAAATAAATTACTTTGTATGGCTGTCTCTATCGAATACGCTATGATAGGTTTTCCTAAAAAGGGTCTGATGTTTTTTCTCGGTATTCTTTTACTCCCCCCTCTTGCTGGTATGATAGCTAACATCTTACTCACAAACAAAAGATACTACTTTTTCTATAATAAAGTCTTGTTCTTCATCAGTTAATGTTGGAAACATTGGTAAACTTAGACAATGTGCATAATAATTTTCTGCGTTGGTCAAATTAGTATTATCATACCCCATTTCCTTGTAATACGGTAAGGTATAAATTGGAATGTAATGAACCTGAGCATAAATTTGATGTTCTCGTAAGTAATCGTACAGTCCTTTTCTATTTGCTATTTCTATAACAAATAGATGGTGTGCATTGTACATTCCAGAAGGTAGACTCTGAAATTTTACGATGTTATGAAATGCTTTTTTATACTTTTCTGCAATTTGATTTCTTCTAGTAACGCCTGTGTCATTTTTTGCTAATTGTGTTATTCCTAATGCCGATTGTATGTCTGTTAATCTATAATTAAATCCCAGTTCCTGCATTTCATAATACCATCCTCCGTGATTTTGAGACATATTTTTTTTAGTGATTCCATGAGTTCTAAGCAAGCTTAATTTTTCATATATTTTTTTAGAATTGGTCGTTATTATGCCTCCTTCTCCGCAGGCAATATGTTTAACAGGATGAAAAGAGAAGACACTTACATCTGCCAAATTTCCGTTTCCGCATTTTTGACGGACTCCTTTTGAATCTGTAAAATAACCTCCCGGGGCATGACAGGCATCTTCTACCATCCAAAGATCATGAGCATCTGCCAATGCTCTAAATGCTTCCAAATTCACTGGTAGCCCGGCAAAATCAACAGGTATGATTCCTGTAAAAAAGCCTTTCGGTTTGCTTTCAATTAATTGCTTTGTACTTTCTAATGACAGCAAATACGTGTCTTTATCTATATCTGCAAACCAAACCTTTGCACCTACATATCTGGCGCAATTTGCAGAAGCAGCAAAGGTGATAGGAGTGGTAATGATCCGTTCTCCCTTTTTTAATCCTAATGCCATTACTGCCAGATGGAGACCGGCAGTTGCATTAGTTACGGCAACGGCGTATGTTGCTCCTACATATGCTGCAAACTTTTGTTCAAACTCTTGTATTTTGGGTCCCTGAGTCAAAAAGTCTGCAGTGAGTGTTTCCACTACCGCATCGATATCATCTTGATCTATATATTGCCTGCCATATGGTATGGGTTTCATGATAAAGAAAAGTTAGCATCAACGTGTTTTTTTATAAGTTCTCTTAGGCTTTCCAAGGTTTCCCAGTACTTATTTTCTCCGGAGTTATAACTAAATCCTTCCGGTACTTTTTTTGCATTAAATGCAGTAATGAATTCTTGCATGTCAAAATTAGGTTTTATGGGGATAATGGCATAATACTTTCCCAAGTCATATGTGTTTAAGGAATCTGAAGAGGTAATCATTTCTTCATGTAACTTTTCTCCTGGCCTGACACCAACAATTTTTTGTTCGCACTCTGGAGCTATGGCTGTTGCTACGTCAGTAATTTTATACGACGGTATCTTGGGCACAAATATCTCGCCTCCAAAAGCATTTTCTAAAGCATTGAAAACCATCTCACAACCATCTTCCAGGCTGATATTGAAGCGTGTCATTTTTTTATCGGTAATAGGCAAAAAACCTTCTTTTTTCTTTTTTAAAAAAAAGGGCATTACAGAACCGTTAGAACCCATTACATTTCCATATCGTACCACAGAAAATTTAACATCTCTTTTTCCTTTAATATTATTGGCGGCAACAAATAATTTATCTGAAGCTAATTTAGTAGCACCATATAAATTTATGGGTGCTGCAGCTTTATCTGTAGATAATGCTACCACATTTTTAACTCCGGTATTAAAACAAGCTTCTATAAGATTTTCTGCTCCTAAAATATTAGTTTTTACACATTCAATGGGGTTATATTCTGCAATATGCACATGTTTCATAGCTGCTGCATGAATTACGATATCTACGCCTTCCAGCGCACGAATCAACCTTTTTGCATCTCTTACATCTCCAATAAAATAGCGTATGCTGCTATATTTTTCTTCAGGAAACTCCATAGACATTTGATAGTGTTTTTGTTCGTCTCTGGAAAATATAATAAGACGTTTTACATCGGGGTACCTTTCAAAAATCAATTTTGTAAACATCTTTCCGAAGGATCCTGTCCCTCCCGTTATCAAAATTGATTTTTTATTCAGGTTTAGCATATTTCATTTTTTTACGCAAGTTGTCTAAATTTTTTAGTTCTTTGTCTTTTGACGATAGTATTATTTCGTGTGGTTGCAACATCCAATCTATGTTTAACTCCGCATCGTTATATATAATTCCGCTTTCCGCTACTTTGTTGTAATAATTATCACATTTATAAGCAAAAATAGTCTCATTTTCCAAAACAGAAAAGCCATGTGCAAAGCCTCTTGGCACAAATAATTGCTTATTATTTTTTTCTGATAATTCTATTGAAAAAGGCTGCCCAAAAGTAGCCGATCCGAGTCGAATATCTACCACTACATCTAATACACTTCCTTTAATAACTCTTACCAGTTTGGCTTGTGCATATTTTCCTGTTTGAATATGCAACCCTCTCAAAACACCTCTTTGTGAACAGGACTGATTATCTTGAACAAACGTTATTTTTAACCCTGTTAATTTTTCAAATTTTTGTTGATTGTAACTTTCGAAAAAATAACCTCTGTCATCGCCAAAAATATCGGGTTCTATAATAAAACATCCTTTTAAATGTGTTTCGGTAATATTCATGATACATCTAACAGGTTTTTTCCATACCCGCTTTTTAATAGTGTCTTTGCCAATTTTTTTAGTTGTTCTTTTGAGATAAATCCACTTCTGTAAGCTGCTGCTTCAATAGATCCTATTTTAAGCCCTTGTCTTTCTTCTATTACCTGTACAAACTGGGAGGCTTGCATTAAGGAGTGAAAAGCTCCCGTGTCCAGCCATGCTGTGCCTCTGTCTAAAATAC
This window of the Flavobacteriaceae bacterium genome carries:
- the rfbC gene encoding dTDP-4-dehydrorhamnose 3,5-epimerase, which codes for MNITETHLKGCFIIEPDIFGDDRGYFFESYNQQKFEKLTGLKITFVQDNQSCSQRGVLRGLHIQTGKYAQAKLVRVIKGSVLDVVVDIRLGSATFGQPFSIELSEKNNKQLFVPRGFAHGFSVLENETIFAYKCDNYYNKVAESGIIYNDAELNIDWMLQPHEIILSSKDKELKNLDNLRKKMKYAKPE